The DNA segment CCTCCCCGGCGGCCGGGGCATCTTCCGAGCCGGCCCGGAGCGGTGTCACGCCGCGCCCTCCACGGCCGGGCCCGGAGGGGTCGCGCGGCGGCCGGCATAAAAGACGTGCGGGGAGACGTAGCGCAGGTCCGGGGCCGCGCGCTCCCCGCAGAGCCTCAGCCACGCCTCGGCGCCCAGGCCGAGGGCCCGGCAGAGACGCCGCAGCATCGATCGCCTCACCCGGCTCGTCGCCCCGGCGGCCGATGCCAGGTGCGCGTCGAAGAACCCCGCGTACCCGGACGCGATGGAGGTGAACCCTGCCGCCTCGTGGACCCGGGCCAGCAGGGTCCGGTCGTACACCACGTGAGCCTGCAGGGTCCGCAGGTCGGCCAGGCGCTGCAGCAGCCAGTTCACCCCCTGCAGGTTCGGGACCGTCGTCAGGATCCGGCCGCCGGGCCTGAGGTAATCCGCCAGGACGGCGATCCGCGCGGCCGCGTCGTCATAGTGCTCCAGCACTCCCATCGAGTAGACGAGATCGAATGTGTGGCGCAGATCCGGCCGGGCGACGAGGGCGAAGGCGTCGCCGCAGTGGATCTCCCCGGCGGCGCGTGCCCCCGCGAGGTTGGCGCGCGCCAGATCCGCGGCGTGGGGCTCGATGTCGATGCCCTCGACGCGGCACCCGAGCCGCAGGGCGAGAAACGGCAGCCAGGGCGAGCGCCCGCAGCCGATCTCCAGGACCCGGGAGCCCCGCGACAGACTGCCGTGACTCAGGAAGAGCTCGAAGATTCGTCGATCGCGCAGTCGGCCGATGTCCGGGAGGACCGGCCGCAGCGCAAGCTCTTCGGCGCTCCCGGCGTAGTAGCCCGTCTCCTTCTTCCAGAGCCACGCGCTCGGGCCGACCTGAGCGATCTTCATCGTCTCAGCCTGGTATCCCGGCCTCGCACGCCGCCCGCGCCGCCAGGGCGAGACCCGCCAGGTAGTAGAAATAGAAGTGATAGGCGACGGGGTGGAACAGGGCGGCGACCGCGAAGGCTGCCAGGCCGGCCTGGATTCCCTCCGCGAGCAGGAACAGGTCGCGCCCTTCGGGCCGGGCCGCCGTGCGCCGCATGACCAGGACGGTGGCCCGGATGCAGCCGACGAGGATGATCAGGAAGAGCGCCAGCCCCGGCAGGCCCAGATCGACCGCGTATTCGAGATACGCGTTGTGGATCTTCTTCCAAAGGGCCCCACGCAGCTCGTTCAGGGCGAGGGCGTTCATCCCGATTCCGGCGCCGACCACGGGGTTCTCGGAGACGAACTCCAGGGCCGCCTGCGTGTCCCCCCAGCGCTCCTGCGCCGATCCCGTCGGGTCGGAGTGGATGTTGGTGATGGTGCTCAGCCGATCGAGGTACCCCTGGGGCAGGAACGGCGTGCCCAGGAGAGCCAGCACGAGGACCGCGAGCGCCCAGCCCCGTCCGGGCCTTCTCAGGGTCCTGGCCAGATAGAAGGCGCCGGTGACGGCGAGGGTGATGAAGCCGGCGCGCGAGAACGTCAGGATGATCGCGACGACACTCAGGAGCGCGCCGACGATGAGGGCCAGGCGCGGTAGAGGCGCACGCTGGATCAGGATCAACGCCAGGGTGAGCGGCAGGATGAGGTTGAGCATCAGCGCCAGGTCGTTCGGGTTCTGCGTCAGAGGGGCATCGTAGCTCTGGATGCGCCGGACCGCGCCGGATGAGATGAAGCGCCCGGCGAGGTATTCGCGGATGCCGAACGCCGCCAGGGGCATCGCCATCAGCGCCAGCCCCCAGGCCACCGTGCGCAACCTGCGGGGCGTCACCACGACCTGGACGAGCAGGCAGAAGATCGCCAGCGTCTTGGAATAGACCTCGAGGATGAAGGCCAGGCTCCCTCCGGGCCAGTACGACATGGGAAGCGTCACGACCGCCCAGGCCAGAAGGGCGGCGGACGCCGCGATCTCGGGGGAAATTCTCAGGATCGGCCGGCGGCTCACGAGACGATCGAACAGGTAGGTCGTGATGGCGATCGCCGCCATCAGGAGCCCCGGACGCATCGGCGCTAGGGCCGGAACGAAGGACTGGGGGGCGAGTAGCAGGACGAAGGTGAACGCCATGAGCGCCCGGAAGGGGGTCTCGCTCCCGGCGCGCGCCGCGTCTCCCGGGACCTCCGCGGGGAGTCGATCGGCCGCCGCCGGCGCGAGTTCCGGCCTCCACCACTCGGTGCTCCGGCCGGCGCTCATGCCCGCCTTCCGGCTGGCGTCCCCAGGATGGCGCGGGCCAGCTTGACCGGATCGTGACGGACCTTGGTGCCCCGTCTCAGCAGGTCGCGCCCGATCGGCCGGCACCCGAGGGACCGGATGAGACGCGGATCGGCCTTGATCGGGACCGCGCCGCTCTCGGCGTAGCGCGCGGCCAGATACCGGGGGATCGGCGCGTCGTGGATCAGGACGTCGTCGATCGGCAGGCCGGGAGCGTGCCGGCGAAGGGCGAGCACGATGTCCGAGGCGCTGTAGCCGTCGGTCTCGCCCGGCTCGGTCATCAGATTCATCACGAGCATGACGCGGGCCCGGGATCGCGCCACCGCCTCCACGAGGTCCTCGACCAGCAGGATCGGGATCAGGCTCGTGTAGAGGCTTCCCGGACCGATGACGATCCGATCCGCGCGCTCGACAGCCTCGAGCGCCTGCGGCAGCGCCCTCACCTTCGGGGGAACCAGGCTGAGCCGGCGGACCGCGCGGCGGACCGCCGCGATCCGCGATTCTCCGGCGACGCGGCTGCCGTCCGCGAACCGGGCGAGCAGGGAGACGTCCTCAAGCGTCGCCGGGAAGACCCGGCCGCGCGTGGCAAGCAGGCCCGCGGCTCGCTCCACGGCCACGGAGAAGTCCTCTTCCATCCGGCTCAGGGCGGTCAGGATGAGGTTTCCGAGGCTGTGCCCCCCGAGCCCCCCGTTCCCTTCGAAGCGGAAATCGAAGACGGGGGACAGGGCCGATCCCTCGTCGGCCAGAGCCACCAGGCAGTTGCGGATGTCGCCGGGCGGGAGCACGCCGTACGCCCGCCGCAGCCTGCCCGAGCTGCCGCCGTCGTCGGCGACATTGACGATGGCGGTCAGGCGCTCGCGCTCCAGGGAGTCGGCGCGCCTCGGCCGCGGAAAGAGCCCCTTCCTCAGGCCGCGCAACACGACCGGAAGTCCGGTTCCGCCGCCGAGCGCGACCAGGCGACGGGCGGGAACCCGATCCCGGCCCCGGAATCGCCCCGGCGCGATCGACGCAATGCTCCTCTCCACTTCCGCTCTCAGCATCGGGAACGTCTCGAGACCCTCGTCATGGAGCCTGGTTCCGGGCGGGCTTCGCCCCCTTCGGTTTCGGGGGCCTGCGGGAACGACGCATCAAAGCCATTGTGCGCATCATTACTACAACGGCGATCGCCCCTCATCAATCAGTGGATCCCTCAAAGCCCCTCAGGGAATTCCCTGAGCGGATCAGCCCGACGTGGGACGCGGGGCGGGCCGCGAAGGAGGCCGGGGGCCCGGGGCGGACTGTCGCGACGGGTGGCCGTACGCGTGGTACCGGCCGTAGTAGCGGGAATAAGGCCGGCTGGCGCCGTTGAAGACGAGCCCGATGACCCGGGAGGGATCCAGGAGGCTCATCCCCTCCTCGAACAGCTTCCTGGGGGTGCGGTGCGCCGCGACGACCATGAGAAAGCCGTCCACCCACCGCGCGATCAAGCGGCAATCCGGGACCGGAAGCAGCGGCGGGGTGTCGACGACGATGTAGTCGTAATGCCGGCGCATCTCCTCGAACAGGGTGCCGAGCCGCGCCGACTTCAGCGCCTCGTACGGCGCCTCGGGCTTCCGGCCCGCGGTGATGACCGACAGGTTCATCGACGGGTCCTGGCGGACGGTGGACATCAGGGTACGGTCCGTGTCGAGGATGGCGTCGGCCAGCCCGGGGCCGCTCCAGCCGAGCAGCGACTCCACGGACGGGCGGCGGAGGTCGGCGTCCACCAGGAGGACTCGGGCTTCGGAGGACTGCGCCAGGGCCCCGGCCAGGTTGATGGCGGTCGTGGTCTTGCCGTCTCCGACCGTGGCGCTGGTGACCGCCACGACCTGGATCGCCTTCCCCTCCTGGCGGGATTCGAGGCGCGCGCGCAGCGTCCGGTATTGCTCGGCCTCGAACGACGCGGGTGCGGACAGGCTCACCAGATGGGGATCGAGCCTCTTCGCCCCGCCCGCGGAGGCGTTCTCGGGCGCCGGCCGGACCGGTCCGATCCGTGACGGACGCTCCGCGCCGATCGACTCAGGCATGCACACTCCTAGAGGCGGCCGCCGCTCATCATGAACACCAGGGGCTCGTACTCGCGCGCCAGGTAGCAGGAGGCGCCGGCGGCCGCCGCCAGCACCATGACCAGCCCCACCGCCGCCACCCCGATCCTCAGGCCCCTCCGGAAGGCGTCCCCCCGGGTGACGATGCGCGGAATGCTGGCCAGCACCGGCACCCTGGTGAAGGCGCGCAGGCTCTCGACGGTGTGAAAGGAGGTGTCGAGCTGCTCGGCCAGGGCCATGGCCCCCACCGCCAGTCCAACGGACACGATGAGCCCCATGAGCGACAGCCAGATCCGATTGGGGGCCGCCGGCGCGCTGGGCGGGAGGGCAGGGTCCAGGACGCGGAACTGCTCCGTCGTCCGGCCGTGCTCCATGCTCTCGGCGAGCAGCGACTCCTCGTGCTTCTTCAGGAGGGAGTCGTAGAGCTCCCGTGTGGTCTCGTAATCGCGCGACAGAGCCTCGAACTCCTGCTGTCGCTGGGGGGCGTTGTCCACCCGCTGCTCGTAGGCGGCGATGGTCTGCCGCAGGCGCTCCTCCTCGCGCTTCAGAGCCTGGATCTCCGCATCCGGGCCGCGCCGGCTGGCGCTCGCGGGAGGCGCCTCGGCCCCGGCCGGGACGGCGCCCCCCGTGGTGCCTGGCGCTTCGGCCCGCGCGGCGATCCGGTCCTCGAGCGCCGCGATCTCCCGCTCGAGACGCACGACGTCGGGGTACTTGGCGCTGTACTGCCGGCGCAGCGCGGCCAGCTCCTGCTTCAGCCGGCCGAGGCGCCCCTCATCGTCCTCCGGATCCAGCCCCGCCACCGCGTCGCCGGATGGCCCGGCCAGCCGGTCACGGCGCTCCATGGCCCGGATCTGCTTCTCGTTGTTGAGCTGCAGTTGAGCGTTCAGCCGCTCGAGGCCGGCGATGTTCGCCTCGACCTGCTGCGGCAGCTCGCCGGCGTGGCGCTTCTTGTACTGCCCGATCAGGTTCTCCTGGTCCGCCAGCTTCTGCTTCATCTCCGCGAGCTGCGACTTGAGGAACTCGGAGGTCCGCGCGGCCTGGGCCTCACGGACCTTCGTGTTCTCCTCCACGTAGAACGACGCCAGGGTGTTCACGACCTGCGCCACCTTCCGGGGATCCCGCCCCCTGTAGCCGAGGACGAAGGCGACCGTCGCCCCGCGGCTCCAGCCGTTCTCGACCCCCTTGAGGTCCAGGTCGATGTCGCGCCGCAGTTTCATGATGGCGTCCTCGACGGAAGCCTTCTGCCTCAGGATGGGATAGAGATCGAAACGCGTCAGGAGCTCCGCCAGGTTCGCCCGGCTGAGAATCTCTTCGCTGAGGGCGTGAATCCGGGTCTCCAGCTCTTCGGTCACCGCCGGACGCACGAACGTCTCCGAGACCTGCGGCCTCTCCACCAGGACCGTCGTGGTCGCCCGGTACATATCCGGGAGGAACGCCACGAAGCTGAGCCCGGGGACGAGCACGCCGAGGAAGACCGCGACCCCCAGCCACCACCGCCGGCCCCATATTTCGAGGACCCGGTGAATCCCCTCGCCCTGTTCCGACTGTCCGCGCATGGCTCCTCTCTCACCGGGCCACCGATCGGCCCGCGCCTTCGTGTCACCTTACGCCGCCCGAAGGGCGCGGCCTATCGGGGAAACTACCGAACCGGAACCGGGGAGATCCCGCATCGCGCGCCCCCCGAGCCGCGCGTCAGCCGGCTGCCCCCGGAACGTTGCAGCGTGGAGGATTCCGGGAGCAGCCGCCGATGCGATCAGACCGGACAGTAGGAGCCGGTCGCGGGGGGCGTGTTGGAGGCGTTCCCCTTGTGGAGCTGGATGTTCCCGCCTCCCGGGTCCGGTCCGCCCAGGTCGCCCATGGCGAGATAGCCGCTCTGCAGCCTGATCCCGAAGAAGTCGTCTCGGCCGGGCTCGCCGTTGTCGGTCACGCGGACCCGGAAGTAGCCGGAGTCCCCGGTGTTCGTCTCGTAGGTCCCGCAGATGTCGCGGGTCCTGTCGTCCACGAAGACGTAGCCGGTGATGCTGGTCGCCTTCACGTGCATGCCGCTGCCGTGATCGAGGTAGTTGAGGTGTCCCCAGAAGGCGCCGTTCTTCACCCCTCCGCCGACGCCGAAGTTCCCCTTGGCGCCGGAGGGGGTGCCGACGATCCATCCCCCGCCGGTGACGAAGTCGGACGGAGGCAGATTGTCGGTCGGCCAGGCGAAGGTCCGCCCGCCGCCGGTCAGTATCAGGCTGAAGACCGCAAATGCCAGGACTGCGTTGCGCGCGATCGTTCTCTTGAGAGTCATCGTTTCAGTCTCCTCGGTTAGAACAGCGGCAGGGGCGGCAGGATCGGCGGCGGCACCGACGAGCCGCCGGAGCCGGTTCCCGCCTTCGCGGAGGCGATCACCACGTCCGCGATGCCGTCGACGACCAGGTGCAGCGCGTTGACGGTCGTTCCCGCCGTCGACGCGATCTGCTCGTTGAGGACCAGCCGGCCTCCCAGGAGGGACACCATCTGGTTCGGGGCGCCGCTCACGGGGACCGCCATGCCGTTGACCGACAGGGCGTCGAACTCCGACGTGCCGACCGGGGTGCCCCCCTGCGGGGCGATCGCCCTGGCCATGACGAAGGCGGCGGACACGGAGTTGCCTGCGACCGACAGGGCCAGGTCGGCGAGGGACGACTCCGACGCCACGAAGGGCTGCGGCGTGTTGGTCGAGCTCCCCGTGGCGGCGTGCAGGACGCCGGCGCTGCCGACCGACAGGATGGCGGCGGTGGGCTCCGACGACTCTCGAAGGTCCTGCGCGTCGGCCAGCGGTCCCGTGTCCGCGAGTGCCGTGCTCATGCCCAGGACGCTCGCCTGGATCGCGGTGGCGGCGCCGTCGACGGTCTGCGCCATCGCGGCCGCGGGCCATAAGGCCAGAAGCGCCGCTGCCATGGCGAGCGCCGCCAGCCTGCCAAGTCCGTTCGTTCCGTGATTCATGCTGACCTCCATGGAAAGAACTGCGTTCAGGAATCGAACCAACCTTCACGAGCGAGACTACGGCCGTGCGAGACCTCGGGCCATCTGGTCGATCCCGCAAGGCGCGGATGGGAAATCATCGGGAAGGGACGAGGGTGTTTCCGGGAAACCGGCTCTGGACGCGGGCCGCGGCCCCGGGGATGGGAGGGGGAAGCTCCCCGGGACCGGGTCCGCGGCACATCGCCCGCGCGCCGCGGGCACCGATCAGCGCTTGACGAGAACGTCCTTCACGGTCGTCGTGGGGGTCCCGGCGTTGAACCGTCCGAGCAGGGTCCCGGTTGCGAGATCGAACCGGCAGACGTCGGACGAGCCGTAATTGGCGGCCCAGAAGGTCCCGTCCCCCGCCAGGTCGAGCCCGATCCACAGGTCCGGCTCGTCGGCCAGGTCGTAGCGGCGGACGGCCCGGCCGGCGGAGTCCAGGCGCGTCACGTCGTCCGCGGTGGCCACGAGCAGCCCGCCGTCGGGGAGGATGCGCAGGCTCCCCGTGTAGCCGCCCGGCACCGGCGCGACGTTGAAGTCCGGGAGCTGGCGGCGGGAGCAGACGTCGTAGCGCTTCACGTTCGGCCCCTGCGAGGTGTAGAACATCGTGCAGCCGTCGGCGGCGAGATCGATGCGCGCCGAGCCCCGGCCCTCGCTGGCGACGTCGAAGGCCGTCCGGAAGGTCCCCGAGAGGTCGAGCTGCCTCAGGTCTCCCGAGCAGTCGGCCTGCCCGACATAGACGTTCCCCAGCCGATCGAAGGCGAACGCGTACGGGTTGCAGTCGTAACCGCTCCCGAAGGCACCCAGGGAGATTCCCTGCGGGCTGAATTTCTCGACCGAGTTCCCCGCCGCGCAGACGGAGGCGTCGGCGCAGTAGTGCGAGACGTACAGGTTCCCCGCGGCGTCGAACCCCATCCCCTCCGCCTTTCCGGGCACGAGGTTGACCAGGACGCCCACGAGCGAGCCGTCGCCGGCGCGCCACTGCACTTCGCCGGTGCGCAGCGACACCAGCACGTCCCCGGGCGCGAAGCTGCGGGCGAGGCCGGCCACCTGCGAGATCGGGGCGATCGTCGGAACTTCGAGGGCGCCGGTCCCGCGCCCGATCGAGATCCAGGCGATGAGGGCGGCGGCCGCAAGGAAGGACAGGACCCGACAGGTGCGGCTCAGTCGGCTCGGTCTCATGCGTAGTTCCTCCCGGTGGCTGATGGTGGTCATGGAAGCCGCGGGCCGGGGCGCGGGTGCGGATCCTCCAGCATCCCGAGCGGGTCCCTTCGGAAGCTCAGCCGGTGGCTTCGTCCTGCGCCGTGCCGATGCGGAATCCGCGGCAGGAACGCCATGCTTCCCACGCGGGCCGGAAAGGAGGCCGCCGCTTCGCGCGCCTCGGCGCCGCCGCCCTGGAGCACGACCCGGACGGTGTCCAGCAGGATGCGCACGTCCAGCCAGACGGATCGATGCTTGATGTAGTACAGGTCGTAGCGCATCTTCTCCGTCTCCTCCTCGAGGTCGTTCGCGTACCCGTAACGGACCTGGGCCCAGCCTGTCACTCCGGGACGCACGGCGGAGCGCAGGCGGTAGTACGGCACCGTGCGGGCGAAGAGATCGCAGTTCGGCAGCGGCTGCGGGCGGGGACCGATGAGATTCATGTCCCCCCGCAGGACATTGACGAACTGCGGCAGCTCGTCGAGACGGAACCGGCGCAGCCAGCGGCCGATCCGCGTGATGCGATCACCGTTGTCCCGCGCCCACAGAGTCGTCGGACCCTCCGGGGCATGCATGGTCCGGAACTTCAGGAGACGGAACGTCCTGCCGCGGAGACCCTCCCGCTCCTGGACGAACAGGACCGGACCGGGCGAATCCAGCCTGATCGCGATGGCGACCAGCGCCAGGAGCGGCGCCATCAGGACGAGGCCAAGGCCCGCCACGAGGACGCCGAGCGCGCGCGCCAGCGCGTCGTGCAGCCGGGAGCCGCTGAACTCGCTCGCGAAAGCGAGGGAGCCGGGGGAGACGGCTTCGATGGCGATCTTTCCGGTGAGGCGCTCCAGGACCTCGGTCGCTTCCTCCACGGCGACGCCGCGCACCCGGGCGTCGAGCAGGCTTTCGACTGGAAGACGCCCACGCCGATCGCGCAGGGCGACGATCACGCGCCCCGGCGCGGCGCGGCGCAGCACCTCGTCGAGATCGCCGAGAGCCCCGAGGACGGGCGAGCCGAACGCCCGGGGCGCTCCTCCCGGGGCCTCGGCGACGACTCCGACGATCGCCTCACGGCAACCGCGGCGCGCCGCGATCTCGCGCGCGACCGTGCGGGCCATGGGGCCGGTCCCGAGGATCACCGTGCGCCGGGCCAGCGGCCGGACGGCGGCCATAGCCTGGATCAGCGCGCCGAGCATCGCCGTCATGACGCGCTCCGCCCCGCGTCCCCGCGCGGCCCCCGGCCCATCCTCGATCCCTTCGTCAGCCCGCTCATCGTCTCGTTCATCCCCGTCGTGGGCGCCTCGGCGGATTGTTCCGCATTGACGTGAACTGTTGTACGCGCGAAGGAAGGCCCGCACAATCGGTGGAATCCTCAATCGCGCTGCGGAGAACGCCCGACGGTTTCCTCGGGGAAGACCTTAGGAGCCTAGGGAGAGTGGCGGGGATTAGACGGGGGCCCGCTCCCAGGTGACGCGCTGGCGCCCGGTGACGACGCGGAGGAATGCGACGGCGGTCGCCCAGTTCAGGAGGCAGACCGTGTACGGCACGGCCAGGACGGCGCCGCCACGTCCCGCGCCCGCCAGCGCGCCGCCCAGCGCCGCGGCGTAGAAGATCCCCTGGGCCAGCAGCGTGGCGGCGTAGAGCGGCCGATCGGCGAGCAGGACGTTCGATCCCAGGATCGCCGCCAGGAGCACGGGGCCCAGCAGACGGAGCCCTTTGTGCGACACGGTCTGCAACCAGAGACGGTTGCGGCGCGGGTCGAGAAGCCAGAGCTCGCGGGCGAACAGCTGGAAATTTCCGGCGATAGTGCGGACCTTGCGGACGAATTCCTGGCGCGGAGTCTCCGCCGGCTGGTCGTAGGCGCGGGCCCCGGCCTCGAACACCACCCGGTAGCCGCGGCGCGCGATGCGCATCGGGATGAGCACGTCGTCCAGGATCGTGTCCGCGGGAATCGGCTCGAACAGCGCGCGCCGGATGGCGTAGACCGCCCCTGAGGCCCCGACGGTCGAGTCGATGCGGCTCTCGCTCGCCCGGATCGCCGTCTCGCAGCGCCAGTAAAGGCCCACGCCACGGCTCACGGTCGTCGCCACCGGCCGATCGGTCAGGATCAGCTCGCCGCCGACCGCGCCGACGGCGGGATCGCCGAAGGGGCGCAGGAGCGCCTCGAGCGCCGTCGCCTCGAACCGCTGCCGCGCGTCCGCCAGGACCACGATCTCTCCCCGGCAGAGGGGGAGCAGATCGCCGAGCACGGCCGCCTTGCCGCGGCGCTCCTTGAAATCGTCCACCCGCACCCCGTCCCCGGTGAAGGTCCGGGCGCGCGCCGCCGTGTCGTCCGTCGATCCGTCCGATCCGACGAGGATCTCGACACGGTCCTTCGGATAGCTCAGCGCCAGGAGATTCTCGATCCTGGCGGCGATGCGCGCCCCCTCGTCGTGCGCCACGATCACGACCGAGACCGAGGGGAGGTCGCACCCGGCCGCGGGCCGTCCCGGGTGCCGCGCGGCCCAGGCCCGGATCAGCAGCGGGTAGCCGAGGTACGTGTAGCCGATCAGGATGACGGAGATCCAGAACAGCGCGACCGCACCCATGGCTAGGAGTGTGTCCGAGTATTGGGCCGGGTCGCGTTCCGGACGCCGTGGGGCCGGATGCGAGGCGCCGCGACGACGTCCGATGCCAGAGCATCGTCGAGGCGCGGCAACGAAGCAGACGGCCCCACGCCGCCGGAACCCGAAGGGCGCATGGGGATTGCGGCTGCATACCGCGTCGCTCGTCGTCGGCGATGAACCCGCATCGCTCTCCTCCTCGCTCCTTGCCTGCAATCCGCAAGCCCCATGCGCGCGGCCCGGCCGAATACTCGGACACACTCCTGGGAGCCTGGCGGCGGGATGGTGTCCGCCGCCCCGCTGGCCGCCCGGGCAACGGGGGGGCAGCCGGGCGGCTGCCGGATGGAGGCAAAGTCTCCGGCCGGGGCGGCGGACCCATTCTCTGCGTTCGGGGCCATCAGAGCACCAGCACGATGTCGCCGGGACGCAGCTCGATGTTCTCCCTTGCCCCGTCCTGCGTCGCCTTGCCGTAGTTGAACCGGATGCGGGCAGGTCCGGGACCGTCGCCGCGCAGGATGACGATGCGCGAGCGCGAGGCAAATTCGGTCAGGCCTCCTGCCAGGGCGAGAAGATCCAGCACGGTGGTCCGTCCCTTGAGGTCGTAGCGTCCGGGATGCACCACTTCTCCGAGGATCGAGACCTTCGGGCTCCGGACCTCCTTGATGATCACCGAGACCTCGGGCGACGGCATGTACTCGGAGAGCCGCTTCACGAGGACGTCCCTGAGCTCCATGGGGGTGAGGCCTGCGGCCTGCACGTCGTTGAGGAGCGGCAGCGAGATCATCCCGTCCGGCCGCACCGGCATCTCCCCGCCGAGGGCCTCGTTCTTCCAGACCGCGATTGTGAGGACATCCTCGGGCCCGATCCGGTAGTCCCCGGACGTGGTTTCCGGGGGACCGCTCCGGCCGGGGGACCGCTCCTGCGCCGCGGGCGGCGGACCCGGGATGAACAGGATGGCCAGGATGGCCAGGCACAGCGCGACGGATCGGATGGCTCTCATCGCTTCACTCCGCGGGCGGGACGCCGCCGGACCTGGCCCATCGCCCGCCCTGCCGGGCGACCAGGCTCAGGAGAAAGGTGTGGTGGGCGATCGGGCCTGCCGCGCCCCCCGTGGGAGGATCCAGGGCGCCGCGCTGCCGGGCGCTGCGGTAGCCGCCGACCAGCGACAGCCGTTCCCCGAGGTGCCACGCGGCCTGGACGTCCGACAGATACACCGTGGCCTCGGGTCCCCCGCGCGCGTCCCGGATCCGGAAGTACCCGGGGGAGGCGCTCACCTGAAACGACGGGCGCGGCTGAAAGGCCACGGACGGCTGGACGCTGTCGGTCACTGCGGCGCCGGCGCGGCCGATGACGGTGACCAGGCTGCGGCCGCACGTCAGCGCCAGGTGCGTCCTCTTGAAATCGCCCCGGACCGAGGCCGAGAGCTCCGGATCGGTGTTCCCCTCGGAGAACCGCGGGCCGCCGCGCAGCACGAGCGCAGCACTCCGCCCCAGATCCCGCTCCCAGCCGACGCTCAGAACGTGCGCCGTGGTGACCTCCGGCGCGTCGAAGTCGTAACGGGTCGTTC comes from the Candidatus Polarisedimenticolia bacterium genome and includes:
- a CDS encoding glycosyltransferase family 2 protein, whose protein sequence is MGAVALFWISVILIGYTYLGYPLLIRAWAARHPGRPAAGCDLPSVSVVIVAHDEGARIAARIENLLALSYPKDRVEILVGSDGSTDDTAARARTFTGDGVRVDDFKERRGKAAVLGDLLPLCRGEIVVLADARQRFEATALEALLRPFGDPAVGAVGGELILTDRPVATTVSRGVGLYWRCETAIRASESRIDSTVGASGAVYAIRRALFEPIPADTILDDVLIPMRIARRGYRVVFEAGARAYDQPAETPRQEFVRKVRTIAGNFQLFARELWLLDPRRNRLWLQTVSHKGLRLLGPVLLAAILGSNVLLADRPLYAATLLAQGIFYAAALGGALAGAGRGGAVLAVPYTVCLLNWATAVAFLRVVTGRQRVTWERAPV
- a CDS encoding polysaccharide biosynthesis/export family protein, translated to MRAIRSVALCLAILAILFIPGPPPAAQERSPGRSGPPETTSGDYRIGPEDVLTIAVWKNEALGGEMPVRPDGMISLPLLNDVQAAGLTPMELRDVLVKRLSEYMPSPEVSVIIKEVRSPKVSILGEVVHPGRYDLKGRTTVLDLLALAGGLTEFASRSRIVILRGDGPGPARIRFNYGKATQDGARENIELRPGDIVLVL